From one Candidatus Zixiibacteriota bacterium genomic stretch:
- a CDS encoding carbon-nitrogen hydrolase family protein: MLVKVVAVQSEIGRLPTLEEKIYIFKQRPDFVCLPEYCLVSPEDTDYHRAELRTPEHLQTLSRLSSDLSTCLIAGSMVEPDGDRLYNTSYLINRGNVLGKYRKRYPVESEIRQGISPGDGSVAFNIEGTIVGLLLCADVLEPGSYGSLAARGADIIFAPTISPLRQSDTVGQKRIRDEQYYVSGARETGAYVVKVCGVGEIFGKPLQGRSLIAAPWGVLEQTEIEAEQRRRILTVTIDIEEVREFRRKQLIRSALTARSPVS, from the coding sequence ATGCTGGTCAAAGTGGTTGCGGTCCAGTCGGAGATAGGCCGGCTGCCGACGCTGGAAGAGAAAATCTACATTTTTAAGCAACGTCCTGACTTTGTGTGTCTTCCGGAGTACTGCCTGGTAAGTCCGGAGGACACAGACTATCATCGGGCGGAGTTACGCACGCCCGAGCATCTTCAGACGCTGTCGCGACTTTCGTCGGATCTGTCGACCTGCCTCATAGCGGGCTCGATGGTGGAGCCGGACGGCGATCGCCTGTATAACACGTCGTATCTGATAAATCGCGGCAACGTGCTGGGCAAGTATCGGAAACGATATCCGGTCGAGAGCGAGATCCGACAGGGGATCAGTCCCGGGGACGGTTCGGTGGCGTTCAATATCGAGGGGACGATTGTCGGATTGTTGTTGTGCGCCGATGTCCTGGAACCGGGATCGTATGGGTCTTTGGCGGCACGGGGGGCCGATATCATTTTCGCGCCGACCATATCGCCGTTGCGTCAGAGCGACACGGTGGGGCAAAAGCGAATTCGCGACGAGCAGTATTATGTCTCGGGCGCGCGCGAGACGGGCGCGTATGTAGTGAAGGTGTGCGGGGTCGGTGAGATATTCGGCAAGCCCCTGCAGGGACGTTCGCTGATTGCAGCGCCGTGGGGGGTTCTGGAGCAAACGGAGATCGAGGCCGAGCAGCGTCGGCGCATACTCACGGTGACGATCGATATCGAGGAAGTCCGGGAATTTCGGCGCAAGCAGCTCATTCGGTCGGCGCTGACGGCGCGCAGTCCGGTGTCGTGA
- a CDS encoding peptidylprolyl isomerase — MFEALRKMIFPIIIITLLFFVAMIVLEWGLSFSSSAQYGNPNVVAVVNGEEIPWENYYAVYNNLYRQESQQTDGEVSEERSREIEDIAFNQLLHDHLLMQQVKEKELTVSDTELFYYLQMSPPEYVRSIPDFQTNGVFDPQKYFRLMLDPQAAPFWVQVEQLARLDILKLKIQEMVISAAMVTEDEVRQNFVAGNETVTVGVANAAYNDFIKPTPTITEEQIRAYYDANIEDYTVGERRTLKVAMIEKAPSDEDIETTRLEIQAIYDSVKAGGDFAALAEASSDDRASAVNGGDLGWFPENQMVPEFNERSFSMKEGELSEPFQTQFGWHIIQHHGYRTDLEVPRGKQEKEKIRKANVSHILLRIEASPATLDRAYNSLSNFRTIALEQGFDAAAEQTGLEVKETKPFTKGSGADFLGPDADANSFAFSNEPGGLTGVRESSSMYFVAQVGQVLPAGPTDFADVRQRIESELVRDSVRARCADKAREVRELVVNGGVTLKEAAEKVGLTYKMQGPITRQGFIEGIGRQPEIIGAAFSMSTPGQISEAVAWTAGGTVMELINREAPDLSLFTQKRDSIYMAVKSAKQQELYARWYQKLVEDSDIVNYLERNRELQDQQQASL, encoded by the coding sequence ATGTTTGAAGCGCTTCGCAAGATGATCTTCCCGATCATCATTATCACCCTGCTCTTTTTCGTCGCGATGATTGTGCTCGAGTGGGGTCTCAGTTTCAGCAGCTCCGCCCAGTACGGCAACCCCAACGTGGTCGCCGTCGTCAACGGCGAAGAGATTCCCTGGGAGAATTACTACGCGGTTTACAACAACCTGTACCGCCAGGAGTCGCAGCAGACCGACGGCGAAGTGTCCGAGGAGCGCTCGCGGGAGATTGAAGATATCGCTTTCAACCAACTGCTCCACGACCACCTGCTTATGCAACAGGTCAAGGAAAAGGAACTGACTGTCTCCGATACCGAACTGTTCTACTACCTGCAGATGTCACCGCCCGAGTACGTAAGAAGCATCCCGGATTTTCAGACGAACGGCGTGTTTGATCCGCAGAAGTACTTCCGACTCATGCTCGATCCCCAGGCCGCGCCGTTCTGGGTGCAGGTCGAACAACTGGCCCGATTGGACATCCTGAAACTCAAGATCCAGGAAATGGTAATTTCCGCTGCAATGGTGACCGAAGATGAGGTCAGACAGAACTTCGTCGCCGGCAACGAAACCGTGACGGTCGGCGTCGCCAACGCCGCATACAACGATTTCATCAAGCCGACTCCGACCATCACCGAAGAGCAGATACGCGCCTATTACGATGCAAATATCGAGGACTACACGGTCGGCGAACGCCGTACGCTCAAGGTTGCGATGATCGAAAAGGCGCCGTCCGATGAGGACATCGAAACGACCCGGCTCGAAATTCAGGCCATCTACGACTCGGTCAAGGCCGGCGGCGACTTCGCCGCGTTGGCCGAAGCTAGCTCCGATGACAGAGCCTCCGCCGTCAACGGCGGCGACCTCGGCTGGTTCCCCGAAAACCAGATGGTTCCGGAATTCAACGAACGGTCGTTCTCGATGAAGGAAGGCGAGTTGTCCGAACCGTTCCAGACCCAGTTCGGATGGCATATCATCCAGCACCACGGCTACCGGACCGATCTCGAAGTTCCGCGCGGCAAGCAGGAAAAGGAAAAGATCCGCAAGGCGAATGTCTCTCATATCCTCCTGCGGATCGAGGCGTCGCCCGCGACGCTCGATCGCGCCTACAATTCCCTGTCGAACTTCCGCACTATCGCGCTCGAACAGGGATTCGACGCCGCAGCCGAGCAGACCGGTCTCGAGGTCAAGGAAACCAAGCCGTTCACCAAGGGCAGCGGCGCCGATTTCCTCGGCCCCGATGCCGACGCAAACTCCTTCGCCTTCAGCAACGAGCCCGGCGGCCTGACCGGCGTGCGCGAAAGCTCGTCGATGTACTTCGTTGCCCAGGTGGGACAGGTTCTCCCCGCGGGACCCACGGACTTCGCCGATGTGCGCCAGCGGATCGAATCGGAACTCGTGCGTGACTCCGTCCGCGCGCGCTGTGCCGACAAAGCCAGAGAAGTGCGGGAGCTGGTTGTCAACGGTGGTGTTACCCTGAAAGAAGCGGCCGAAAAGGTCGGCCTCACCTACAAAATGCAGGGACCCATCACCCGCCAGGGATTCATCGAGGGCATCGGGCGGCAGCCCGAAATCATCGGCGCGGCTTTCAGCATGTCGACACCCGGTCAGATCTCCGAAGCGGTGGCATGGACTGCGGGCGGCACGGTGATGGAACTGATCAACCGCGAAGCTCCCGACCTTAGCCTGTTTACCCAGAAGCGCGATTCGATTTACATGGCCGTCAAGTCGGCCAAACAGCAGGAACTGTACGCGCGCTGGTACCAGAAGCTCGTTGAGGATTCGGATATTGTCAACTATCTCGAACGCAACCGCGAGCTGCAGGATCAGCAACAGGCCTCGCTGTAA
- a CDS encoding sigma-70 family RNA polymerase sigma factor has product MATGTDADQAELVRLAQKGDRQAFGILARQVMKPLVALTYRMTGDSDAARDLAQDSLVAAWEKLAGFRGDSRFDTWVFRIASNKTLNYLHGRREYQLTETLEESVATADADRPDRQMQTQELRVGVIAFMATLPERQRLVFNLRFYRGMSFAEIADVTGNALGTVKTNYREAVGKLRTYAREQGWHA; this is encoded by the coding sequence ATGGCAACCGGAACAGATGCTGACCAGGCAGAACTGGTACGACTGGCCCAGAAGGGAGACCGCCAGGCCTTTGGAATCCTGGCTCGACAGGTTATGAAACCGCTCGTGGCGTTGACATATCGAATGACGGGAGATTCCGATGCGGCGAGAGATCTCGCGCAGGACAGCCTTGTCGCCGCCTGGGAGAAGCTGGCCGGTTTCCGCGGCGACTCCCGGTTCGATACCTGGGTGTTCCGGATAGCCTCCAACAAAACGCTCAATTACCTGCACGGCCGTCGCGAGTACCAGCTGACCGAAACGCTGGAGGAGTCGGTGGCAACGGCGGACGCCGACCGGCCCGACCGGCAGATGCAGACGCAGGAACTCAGGGTCGGCGTGATTGCTTTTATGGCGACGCTGCCGGAGAGGCAGCGGCTTGTTTTCAACCTCCGGTTTTATCGCGGGATGTCGTTTGCGGAGATTGCCGATGTTACCGGCAATGCATTGGGAACGGTTAAGACCAACTATCGTGAAGCGGTCGGGAAACTCCGCACGTACGCGCGCGAACAGGGGTGGCACGCATGA
- a CDS encoding ArsC/Spx/MgsR family protein — protein sequence MPPKRAKFLTYGEDATCAEAKKFIEDAGVMLEIRDIVQQPLSYDEVDRLIKHMDPSHFLNYMSPSYEKHGLDEKMPDRPTLIGLIVEDPTLLRRPIIQSSRLVTVGCDKKNIALMLQIGMNGNKDDDERESDRHNRRANRGQNAKQPTAAR from the coding sequence ATGCCACCCAAACGCGCAAAGTTTCTGACATACGGCGAAGACGCGACGTGTGCGGAAGCGAAGAAGTTCATCGAGGACGCCGGTGTGATGCTGGAGATCCGAGATATCGTGCAGCAGCCGCTTTCATACGACGAAGTCGACCGGCTGATCAAGCATATGGATCCGAGCCATTTTCTCAACTACATGTCGCCGTCGTACGAAAAGCACGGTCTGGACGAGAAGATGCCCGACCGGCCGACGCTGATCGGCTTGATAGTCGAAGACCCGACGCTGCTTCGTCGCCCGATTATCCAATCATCCCGGCTGGTAACGGTCGGCTGCGACAAGAAGAATATCGCGTTGATGTTGCAGATCGGGATGAACGGTAACAAGGACGACGACGAGCGCGAGAGCGACCGCCACAATCGGCGGGCGAATCGCGGGCAGAACGCCAAGCAGCCTACAGCCGCGCGCTGA
- a CDS encoding electron transfer flavoprotein-ubiquinone oxidoreductase, with the protein MDIEREILETDILIVGAGPAGLAIAYKLATTIASDESLSMPEVIVMEKASYVGGHALSGAVMDPRGLVELIPDYREKGAPIEAEVSGDSFYYLKENGSFKFPFMPPPVQNHGNQVVSLNKLCGWLAEQVEAAGVDIFAGLAGYDLIVEDGVVTGVQTVDMGRDKDGTPRANFEPGSIIKAKVTVLCEGVRGSLTRHAFEKIPELTAGRIPQAYLTGVKEVWEVPAGRIKAGEVIHTIGWPQPSHEYGGGWIYGMSDSMVSLGYAVGLNSPDPTNDPHMKFQRYKTHAVVRRILDGGTMLHYGAKAIPDNGYFSVPKLYHAGLMLCGDSAGMLNPARLKGIHLAIKGGIMAAETLVDCVRAGDFSAERLAAYQTRFDGSWAREELYKNRNFHAGFDGGLFAGMFHGAVQMVTGGAGLFNRRPHKPDHQYVLKTNEYAARFGHGPEKKTVKFDNKYLYDKVTDVYKSGTMHEEHQPPHLLVEDYDICNNRCTEEYGNPCQHFCPASVYNMVDDENRPGRKKLELTPSNCVHCKTCDIADPYNIIRWVTPQGGEGPNYTNM; encoded by the coding sequence ATGGATATAGAACGCGAAATCCTCGAGACAGACATACTCATTGTCGGCGCCGGACCGGCCGGCCTGGCGATCGCGTACAAGCTTGCGACGACGATAGCCTCGGATGAATCACTTTCGATGCCGGAAGTGATTGTCATGGAGAAGGCCTCGTACGTGGGCGGGCATGCGCTATCCGGGGCGGTCATGGACCCACGGGGGCTGGTGGAACTGATCCCGGACTATCGAGAGAAGGGCGCGCCAATCGAGGCGGAGGTGTCCGGAGACTCCTTCTATTATCTGAAAGAAAACGGATCGTTTAAGTTTCCTTTCATGCCGCCGCCGGTGCAGAATCACGGCAACCAGGTAGTCTCACTAAACAAGCTGTGCGGCTGGCTGGCGGAGCAGGTAGAGGCGGCGGGAGTCGATATTTTCGCCGGGCTGGCGGGTTACGATCTGATCGTCGAGGACGGTGTGGTCACCGGCGTGCAGACGGTCGATATGGGTCGCGACAAAGACGGGACGCCCCGCGCCAATTTTGAACCCGGGTCGATCATCAAGGCGAAAGTAACGGTATTGTGTGAGGGGGTACGCGGTTCGCTGACCCGTCACGCATTCGAAAAGATCCCTGAACTCACCGCAGGGCGAATTCCGCAGGCATATTTGACGGGCGTTAAAGAAGTCTGGGAAGTTCCCGCGGGTCGGATCAAGGCGGGGGAGGTCATCCACACGATCGGCTGGCCGCAACCGTCGCACGAGTACGGTGGCGGGTGGATTTACGGGATGAGTGATTCGATGGTGTCGCTCGGTTATGCGGTGGGTCTGAACTCACCGGATCCGACCAATGATCCACACATGAAGTTCCAGCGCTACAAGACACATGCGGTCGTCAGGCGCATTCTCGACGGCGGGACGATGCTTCACTACGGCGCGAAAGCCATCCCCGATAACGGGTACTTTTCCGTACCGAAGCTGTACCATGCGGGTTTGATGTTGTGCGGCGACAGCGCGGGTATGCTGAACCCGGCGCGGCTGAAGGGTATACATCTTGCTATCAAGGGGGGGATCATGGCGGCCGAGACGCTGGTGGACTGTGTGCGTGCCGGCGACTTTTCGGCGGAGCGGCTGGCGGCTTATCAGACGCGTTTTGACGGCAGCTGGGCTCGGGAAGAGCTGTACAAAAACCGCAATTTCCACGCCGGGTTCGACGGCGGGTTGTTTGCGGGGATGTTTCACGGCGCGGTGCAGATGGTGACCGGCGGCGCAGGATTGTTCAATCGGCGGCCGCACAAGCCGGATCATCAGTATGTGCTCAAGACGAACGAATACGCGGCCCGGTTCGGTCATGGACCGGAGAAAAAGACGGTCAAGTTCGACAACAAGTACCTGTATGACAAGGTGACGGACGTTTACAAGTCGGGGACGATGCATGAGGAGCACCAGCCGCCGCATTTGCTGGTGGAAGACTATGACATTTGCAACAATCGCTGTACCGAGGAATACGGCAATCCCTGTCAGCACTTTTGTCCGGCGTCGGTTTACAATATGGTTGATGACGAAAACCGTCCCGGCAGAAAGAAGCTGGAACTAACGCCGTCCAACTGCGTGCATTGCAAGACGTGCGATATCGCCGATCCGTACAACATCATTCGGTGGGTCACGCCGCAGGGGGGCGAAGGGCCGAACTATACGAACATGTAA
- a CDS encoding rod shape-determining protein, with product MLSNDVGIDLGTANTLVYVRNQGIVLNEPSVVAIEKSSGKILAIGSAAKEMTGRTPGGIEAIRPLKDGVIADFEMSERLIADFIRRVVKHKYLMKPRVVISVPSGITEVEKRAVRDSAENAGAREVYLLAEPMAAAIGVGLAVDQPTGIMIIDIGGGTSEIAVIALNGIVNDTSIRVAGDEFNDAIINYFKKNYNLLIGELTAEDIKIKVGSAYQLEKELSMEIKGRDLVAGVPKNLKISSAQVREALSETLDIIVEAVRQALEQTPPELASDILERGIILTGGGALLRGLDKRLRAETNLPVNVADDPLTCVVRGTGRVLDNLAQYSKVLERSRKD from the coding sequence ATGCTTTCGAACGATGTTGGGATCGACCTCGGCACCGCCAATACGCTTGTCTACGTCCGCAATCAAGGTATCGTTCTTAACGAACCGTCGGTCGTGGCTATCGAAAAATCCTCCGGCAAGATCCTCGCTATCGGCTCGGCCGCCAAGGAGATGACCGGTCGCACACCGGGGGGAATCGAGGCGATCCGTCCGTTGAAGGACGGGGTGATCGCCGATTTCGAGATGTCAGAGCGTCTGATCGCCGATTTCATTCGGCGCGTGGTCAAGCACAAATACCTCATGAAGCCCCGGGTCGTTATCTCCGTACCATCGGGCATCACCGAAGTGGAGAAGCGCGCGGTGCGTGACTCGGCGGAGAATGCGGGTGCGCGCGAAGTGTATCTGCTGGCTGAGCCGATGGCTGCGGCGATCGGTGTCGGTCTGGCGGTGGATCAGCCGACCGGGATCATGATTATCGATATCGGCGGCGGCACCTCTGAAATCGCGGTCATCGCGCTCAACGGGATCGTAAACGACACGTCGATTCGCGTGGCCGGTGACGAATTCAATGACGCGATTATCAACTACTTCAAGAAGAATTACAATCTGCTGATCGGCGAGCTCACCGCCGAAGATATCAAGATCAAAGTCGGCTCCGCGTATCAACTGGAAAAAGAGTTGTCGATGGAGATCAAGGGCCGCGACCTCGTGGCCGGTGTGCCGAAAAATCTCAAGATTTCCTCGGCGCAGGTTCGGGAAGCGCTATCGGAGACGCTGGACATCATAGTCGAGGCAGTCCGTCAGGCGCTCGAACAAACCCCGCCGGAACTGGCCTCTGACATTCTGGAACGCGGCATTATCCTGACCGGCGGCGGCGCGTTGCTCCGCGGGCTCGATAAACGGCTTCGGGCGGAGACGAATCTGCCGGTGAACGTGGCGGATGATCCGCTGACCTGCGTGGTTCGCGGGACCGGGCGGGTGCTGGACAATCTCGCCCAGTACTCGAAGGTATTGGAGCGTAGTCGTAAGGACTGA
- a CDS encoding rhomboid family intramembrane serine protease, whose protein sequence is MLFPIRDDQPTVRTPYVTVALIVVNTLIFLYSQTMGPRGFQVFLATYGFTPGIYFGSAHELTIPGWYYLTPFTSMFLHGGWMHLIGNMLFLWIYGNNIEDFFGPVKFTLFYLVAGLAAVGLYTLPNAGSTVPLVGASGAISGVMGAYLVLHPRAEVTCLLFFFFIQFIVLPAKVVLGIWLVYQLVMTLIGDQSGVAYLAHVGGFVFGWVILWAWVKLSGRGSGPRGGQRVYRMQW, encoded by the coding sequence GTGTTATTTCCCATTCGCGATGATCAACCGACGGTCCGGACGCCATACGTGACGGTCGCGTTGATCGTTGTCAATACGCTCATTTTCCTCTATTCGCAGACCATGGGACCGCGCGGTTTCCAGGTATTTCTGGCAACCTATGGTTTCACACCGGGGATTTATTTCGGCAGCGCGCACGAACTGACGATTCCGGGCTGGTACTATCTGACGCCGTTCACATCGATGTTTCTCCATGGGGGGTGGATGCACCTTATCGGCAACATGCTTTTTTTGTGGATCTACGGCAATAATATCGAGGATTTCTTCGGCCCGGTGAAGTTCACGTTGTTTTACCTCGTGGCCGGTCTCGCTGCAGTGGGTCTGTATACGCTGCCCAATGCCGGATCGACCGTGCCGCTGGTGGGGGCATCGGGAGCTATTTCGGGCGTTATGGGGGCGTACCTGGTGTTGCATCCCCGGGCCGAGGTTACCTGTCTGCTCTTTTTCTTCTTTATCCAGTTTATCGTTTTGCCCGCCAAGGTAGTCCTGGGAATCTGGCTGGTGTATCAGCTGGTGATGACGTTGATCGGCGATCAGTCCGGCGTAGCCTATCTGGCGCATGTCGGCGGGTTCGTGTTCGGCTGGGTGATACTCTGGGCGTGGGTGAAGTTGAGCGGTCGCGGGTCCGGTCCCCGCGGCGGCCAGCGAGTCTACCGCATGCAGTGGTAA
- a CDS encoding NADP-dependent malic enzyme, which translates to MITKQQSLEYHSLGKPGKIEVNPTKPCMTQRDLSMAYTPGVAQPCLEIKENPADVYKYTAKGNLVAVVSNGTAVLGLGNIGAAAGKPVMEGKGVLFKRFADVDVFDIELNTEDPDEVIKCCQLLEPTFGGINLEDIKGPECFYIEETLKATMKIPVFHDDQHGTAIISAAALVNALELVNKDISKVRVVYSGAGAAGIACAKLYISLGVNPENILMTDSKGVLYEGRGDKYNKYKQQFVRKTDRHTLEQAMEGADVFVGVSVANTVTKKMVQSMAKDPVIFAMANPDPEITYPDAVAARKDVIMATGRSDYPNQVNNVLGFPFIFRGALDVHATAINEEMKIAAVKALATLAKQNVPEEVARAYGVDHFKFGREYIIPKPFDPRVLIWESTAVAKAAMDSGVARRPRDIDEYRVELGKRIGKGRVFMNVIYDKAKKKPKRVVYTEGTSTRVLRAAQIVRHEQLAAPIVLGDPDEIRQIAKRFEIDLTGIEVVNPLTSAKFEEYAQLFHQKRCRHGVDMEKARWMVQQPLYFGMMMLEAGDCNALLGGVRSDYPTAMRAALEVIDLNPGVHRVSALIAMIKKDRLYMFADTAVNIDPTAEEMAEIAIGSSRVARAFNIEPRIAMLSFSNFGSAPSEASRKVARATELVKKNAPDLMVDGEMQGDTAVRPEIREFLFPFSTLKDTANVFVFPSLDASNCAYKLLKELGEMTAVGPIMIGFCKPVHILIRTQEVNEIVDMTAIAVVDAQLNEAR; encoded by the coding sequence ATGATTACCAAGCAGCAGTCGCTCGAGTACCACAGCCTGGGGAAACCCGGCAAGATAGAGGTCAATCCCACCAAACCGTGCATGACGCAGCGCGACCTGTCGATGGCCTACACGCCCGGCGTCGCGCAGCCGTGCCTCGAAATCAAAGAAAATCCGGCGGATGTCTACAAGTACACGGCCAAGGGCAACCTGGTCGCGGTGGTGTCCAACGGTACGGCGGTGCTCGGTCTGGGCAATATCGGCGCCGCCGCGGGCAAGCCGGTGATGGAAGGGAAGGGCGTTCTGTTCAAGCGGTTTGCCGACGTCGACGTGTTCGATATCGAGCTGAACACGGAGGATCCCGACGAGGTGATCAAATGCTGCCAGTTGCTGGAGCCGACGTTTGGCGGTATCAACCTCGAAGACATCAAGGGGCCGGAGTGCTTTTATATCGAAGAAACGCTCAAGGCCACGATGAAGATCCCGGTCTTCCACGACGATCAGCACGGGACGGCAATCATATCGGCTGCGGCGCTGGTCAACGCGCTGGAGCTGGTGAACAAGGACATTTCGAAGGTCCGGGTGGTCTATTCGGGCGCGGGCGCCGCCGGTATCGCGTGTGCGAAGCTGTACATTTCGCTGGGCGTGAACCCGGAGAACATCCTCATGACCGATTCCAAGGGCGTGCTGTATGAGGGGCGCGGCGACAAATACAACAAGTACAAGCAGCAATTCGTCCGCAAGACCGACCGTCACACGCTGGAGCAGGCGATGGAGGGTGCCGACGTGTTCGTGGGGGTCTCGGTCGCGAACACGGTGACCAAGAAGATGGTCCAGTCGATGGCCAAGGATCCGGTCATTTTTGCGATGGCGAATCCGGACCCGGAGATCACGTACCCGGATGCGGTTGCCGCCCGCAAGGACGTGATCATGGCGACGGGTCGTTCCGACTATCCCAACCAGGTCAACAACGTGCTCGGATTTCCGTTCATTTTCCGCGGTGCGCTGGACGTGCACGCGACGGCTATCAACGAGGAGATGAAGATCGCCGCCGTGAAGGCGCTGGCTACGCTGGCGAAGCAGAACGTGCCGGAGGAGGTCGCGCGTGCGTACGGTGTCGATCATTTCAAGTTCGGCCGGGAGTACATCATTCCCAAGCCGTTTGATCCGCGCGTTTTGATCTGGGAATCGACGGCGGTGGCCAAGGCCGCCATGGACAGCGGGGTCGCCCGGCGTCCGCGCGATATCGACGAGTACCGCGTCGAACTCGGCAAGCGCATCGGCAAGGGCCGCGTGTTCATGAACGTGATCTACGACAAGGCCAAGAAGAAGCCGAAACGGGTAGTATACACGGAAGGCACGTCGACCCGCGTGCTCAGGGCGGCGCAGATCGTGCGGCACGAGCAGTTGGCCGCGCCGATCGTGCTTGGCGATCCCGACGAAATCCGGCAGATCGCCAAGCGGTTCGAGATTGACCTGACCGGAATTGAGGTTGTCAATCCGCTGACGTCGGCGAAGTTCGAGGAGTACGCTCAGTTGTTCCATCAGAAGCGTTGCCGTCACGGGGTCGACATGGAGAAGGCCCGCTGGATGGTTCAGCAGCCGCTGTATTTCGGCATGATGATGCTGGAGGCGGGCGACTGCAACGCGCTGCTGGGCGGCGTGCGTTCGGATTATCCTACGGCTATGCGGGCCGCGCTCGAGGTCATCGATCTCAACCCGGGTGTTCACCGGGTGTCGGCGCTGATCGCGATGATCAAGAAAGATCGGTTGTACATGTTCGCGGATACGGCGGTCAATATCGATCCGACCGCGGAGGAGATGGCCGAGATTGCGATCGGCTCATCGCGCGTGGCGCGGGCGTTTAATATCGAACCGCGCATCGCGATGTTGTCCTTCTCCAACTTCGGTTCAGCGCCGTCGGAGGCGTCGAGGAAAGTGGCCCGGGCGACCGAGCTGGTGAAGAAAAACGCCCCCGACCTGATGGTGGATGGCGAGATGCAGGGTGACACGGCGGTTCGCCCGGAAATCCGTGAGTTCCTGTTCCCGTTTTCGACTCTGAAGGACACGGCCAACGTGTTCGTGTTCCCGTCGCTCGACGCCAGCAACTGCGCGTACAAGCTGCTCAAGGAGCTGGGCGAGATGACGGCGGTCGGTCCGATCATGATAGGCTTTTGCAAGCCGGTTCATATCCTGATCCGGACGCAGGAAGTCAACGAGATCGTCGACATGACGGCGATTGCGGTAGTCGACGCACAGCTCAACGAAGCTCGGTAG
- a CDS encoding DinB family protein, giving the protein MSRLAMIRDWKRRMDDYALRLAGAVPEELSEYRGAPTQFTCAELVAHLVECELEMDNDLVRGGAGPVEIPKLILDRSVTNNRKALKLVFQFTDTVIGSLTDGDLDTLIGFPGTDKTVPVELVLRAMIEHQVHHRGQLITYLRLNGVAVPARWSD; this is encoded by the coding sequence ATGTCACGGCTGGCGATGATACGGGACTGGAAGCGGCGCATGGACGATTATGCGCTGCGGCTCGCGGGAGCCGTTCCCGAGGAGTTATCGGAGTACCGGGGGGCGCCGACGCAGTTTACGTGCGCTGAACTGGTGGCTCATCTGGTGGAATGCGAACTGGAAATGGACAACGATCTGGTGCGGGGCGGGGCGGGGCCGGTCGAGATTCCGAAACTTATTTTGGATAGAAGTGTTACAAACAATAGAAAGGCGCTTAAGCTCGTTTTTCAATTCACCGATACAGTAATTGGATCGCTGACGGACGGCGATCTCGATACGCTGATCGGTTTCCCCGGTACAGACAAGACGGTGCCAGTCGAGTTGGTGTTACGGGCGATGATCGAGCACCAGGTTCATCATCGCGGACAGTTGATCACCTACCTTCGATTAAACGGTGTCGCGGTGCCGGCGCGATGGAGCGACTGA
- a CDS encoding pyruvate, water dikinase regulatory protein, translating to MRTVRNGMDSPKNIVIVSDGTGRTAKRLMDAVLVQYARKDVEFNIVEVYREVRDRAAIDRVLGDISDDYLVIYSIISKRCSKYFHERLRGRNILHLNVLEPMLSTMSKFLGVHPDYEPGILHVIDDRYYSKIDAIGYTVEHDDGRGRTVEDADIVLVGLSRTCKTPISMYLSCNYGLRVANIPVVAEILLEENLFKRLTDVDPQKVFGLLMQPDVLARIREERSQHLVGTTMYDHMQAYFDVRRIREELRFCRLLYAKAGWRKVDVTHRAIEEVSREIMEEMGLEGVE from the coding sequence ATGCGAACGGTGCGAAACGGGATGGACAGTCCGAAGAACATAGTAATCGTCTCGGACGGGACGGGTCGGACCGCCAAGCGGCTGATGGATGCGGTGCTGGTCCAGTATGCCCGGAAGGATGTCGAGTTCAATATCGTCGAGGTGTACCGCGAGGTGCGCGACCGGGCGGCGATCGATCGCGTACTGGGCGACATCAGCGATGATTACCTCGTCATTTATTCCATTATCTCGAAGCGATGCAGCAAGTATTTCCACGAGCGACTACGCGGGCGCAATATTCTGCATTTGAACGTGCTCGAGCCGATGCTGTCGACCATGTCGAAGTTTCTCGGCGTGCATCCCGACTACGAGCCCGGCATCCTGCACGTGATCGATGATCGCTACTATTCGAAAATCGATGCGATCGGGTACACGGTCGAGCACGATGACGGGCGGGGGCGGACGGTGGAGGATGCGGATATCGTGCTGGTGGGGTTGTCCCGCACCTGCAAGACGCCGATCAGCATGTACCTGTCCTGCAACTACGGGCTGCGCGTGGCCAACATACCGGTTGTCGCGGAGATACTGCTCGAAGAAAACCTGTTCAAACGACTTACGGATGTCGACCCGCAAAAGGTTTTCGGGTTATTGATGCAGCCCGACGTGCTGGCGCGGATTCGGGAAGAGAGGTCGCAGCATCTGGTCGGAACCACGATGTACGATCATATGCAGGCGTATTTCGACGTGCGCCGGATACGTGAGGAGCTTCGGTTCTGCCGCCTGCTGTATGCCAAGGCAGGGTGGCGGAAAGTAGATGTGACGCACCGGGCGATCGAGGAAGTCTCCCGTGAGATAATGGAGGAGATGGGCCTGGAAGGCGTGGAATAG